TAATTACAAAAGTCACTTAAccttgtttgaattttttttttaaagcatacGAATGTCTTGATGCAGTCCTTGTGAATTAAGGCAAacatttaaaaagagaaaaagatttgGAAGagtaaaaaactctttaaacataaacattatttaataccatttaaaattttttttctaagaatatAATTGTTATAATAAAATCATTGTAAGAAGTATGAAGACTTGAATTCTAATCTTTGTCCCCCACATCCCACAAACACTTGTGAGATGACTATCATGCTAAAAGTGCTTGGTGGTAAGAGCATGAAACTTTTAAATGGTATTTAGTATGCGTTTGGAAAATAATTATAAgctagtagtttttttttttcttattttatgtaCTATTTGTAAGTctcatactattttttttttctcaattttatttcaaaataatctaaatttcatatacacacacacacacacatatatatatatatatattaagttaatttttaactttttgtttcatatcatgcaaataagttaaagaaaataagaaatttacaaaCGAACCCTAATAAGTGTTTACTTGAGAACaattttttctgaaattttgttgttgaaaatactaaaagttaaataaaataagtaggtAATTCATGTGAAACTTacaaatagtagaaaaaataagtaataaactaaTTAATAAGTACATCCTAAACACACACTTGTCATTTTAGgtggtttttatattttacccaaaaaaaaaaatcagaaagaaaaatgtttttttttttttgtttgttgataaaaatgaaaaaggaaaatgtttgtaCTTCACATCGTACTTCAGTCATTAGGAGAAAGTGAGGGGTAAAACGGTCTTGTACTGGAAACAACAAATACAATCAATGCAAGCTTTATAGGAAGTCCACAAGGCTAACAAAGTAATTCTCCACATTCCTTCTTCCTCAATCCTCACTACTCCCTTCCCCACAAAGTTCCCATCACTATAACCAAAACTTTTCTGTTTAACGGTTACTTCTAACCTCAAATCCCAGCTATAAACACAATCTCATCTCCAATCTCATACCTCAAATCccccaaaacccagaaaaaccaaacacaaaacacaaaaccaaaatctttttaagtgtttttgcttctcaaaaaaaccaaaaaacatgAAGAAAGCAAAACAATTTCAGTTTCAAGTTCAACCacttatcaacaacaacaacaacaacaacaacaacaataacggCTTGAGCTTCAGCTACTTCGATCTTTTGTCTGAAGAAATCGTGTTCACAATCCTCGACTTGTTAACACAAAACCCATTAGACAAAAAATCGTTTTCTCTCGTGTGCAAGAACTTCTACTTCCTCGAATCCAAACACCGTCGAATTCTCAAGCCACTTCGCTCCGAGTACCTCCCAAAGGTTCTAACACGTTACCCCCACGTGACCCATATGGACCTCACGCTTTGTCCACGTGTCACCGACGCTACCCTCACGAACATAGCGAGTGCGTGTAACTCTAACCTGGTTTCCATTGATTTATCGATGTCCAAGTTCTTCACGGGTGTTGGGTTGTTGAATTTGGCGGTGAAGTGTGAGAACTTGGTGGAGTTGGACTTAAGTAATGCGACGGAGTTGAAGGATAGTGCGGCGGCGATGGTGGCGGAGGCGAGGAATTTGGAGAGGTTGTGGATGAGAAGGTGTAAGATGGTGACGGATATGGGAGTTGGGTGTATTGCTGTTGGGTGTAGGAAGCTGAAGCTGTTGAGTTTGAAATGGTGTGTGGGTGTTGGTGATTTGGGTGTGGGTTTGATTGCTGTTAAGTGTAAAGATATTCGTAGTTTGGATCTTTCTTACTTGCCggtaattcttcttcttcatcttcttgttcttattgttgtttgtgttttatgtttttttggggTCTTTTTGAGCTTGTTTAGTATGTATCCTTGTTTTGTTGCATGCCATTCTGGGAAATATGTTTTTGGGATTTGTTTGTGTGTGAAAGTCCATTTTATGGTtcaggttttgttttttagatcTAACAATGTAGAGTGTGTGGtggaattcaaaattttaaatgatatggtACTTgatgcatctttacatttgtaACATTTAATTTGGATCATGAAATGGGTCTAATTAAAATAGAGAGGATCCTTATAGGTGAAGATGATGCTGTTTTGTTCTGGGGGAGAATATGTATGAATGCAGGTGTGATCATGGtcaaaatccaatttttgttttgtttgattttttgattttgtgatcATCATGGCATATCATCTTAGTGAAGGATATTcttacatgtgtgtgtatctGTCGAAGTGATTCTGGGTACTATGCTTGTTGgatatgtgtgtttgtgtgcgAAAGTGATGTTGATTTTGTCCTGGGGAGAAATGAATGAATGTGGATGTGGTCATGGTCTTAATCCAATTTGGGTTTAATTCGTATTAATAATgtcatttgtttttgaatttttgttccTCATGGTTTTTTAGCTCACTGAAGGACGTTctttacatgtgtgtgtgtatggaaATGATTCTAGTCTTAGTCTTAATGAAATCTGTTGTGTGATCAGtattaattgtgtcaatttgaggtttttgatttttttttaattaattaatttatttttttatggtttgtCAGCTTATTTAATGATGTTGTTACCTGATCTTCATCTTGAGTTGAATACTTTGTAGTCCTAGCTAAAATGGGGGAAAAGTGATAATTAAGTGTTTAGCGGATTTCTGCCTGTGGAATATGTTTTGGGAAATTTTGTTACGTATTATTGATGCCTTTTCATGTTCTGCAGATCAGTGACAAATGTTTACCATCCATCTTGAATTTGCAATATCTTGAAGATCTGGCTTTAGTGGGATGCTTTAGTATAGATGATAACAGCCTTGCAGTCCTCAAAAATGGGTGCAAGTCGCTAAAGGTACTTTTTCATGGGTTTGTTGTTGTCCTTTTGTCTTATTCCTTTTATTGTATTAATTACAATTAACAAAGATAGAATAATCACAATGTGGAGCTAAAAGATTTGCCTGGGCACAAAATTTGGAAGAACATAAACTTCCATGTGCCTCGTATAATCTAAGATGCTGTTCTAAGGTGCTGAGTTTGCAGTATAATTTAGTTGATGTTATAACTCATCAATGTATTCAAGTGTATATCATATGATTTTCATGAAATATATGATATACATAGAATAAACATCCTGTTTAGCCATGGATTCCACATCCTACTTGTCAAAAGGTCAGTTATGTTTTTTTTGAAGTATCTGTTTGACCAATTcacttatttttcatttgaacAGAAACTTGATATGTCAAGTTGCGAGAAGATTACTCACATTGGCTTGTCTTCCGTATTCAGTTGTACCATATGTCTAGAACAAGTTACATTAGCAAATGGTTGTTCTGTAAGTCTCTACACTTCTTTGTGTATTTCTAAAAGCTGAAGCTTTTTATCTTAGTACATTATTGACAATGTCATAATGGTGGTGATGTAGGTTAATCTTGACCTTGCTGATAGTTTGAACAAGCTTTCCAAGTtgcaatcaatcaaattagatgGCTGCCCAGTTACCTGTGCTGGACTAGGGGCCATTGGAGATTGGTGTGTATCACTGAAAGAGCTGAGCTTAAGTAAATGTTCAGGGGTGACAGACGAAGGTTTGACTTACCTTTTTACAAAACAGAAAGATTTGAGGATACTAGACATCACATGCTGTCGCAAGATAACTGATGTTTCTATTTCCCACATCACAAGTTCATGCACTGATCTCAGTTCTCTCAAAATGGAATCATGTACCCTGGTTCCTAGAGAAGCATTTATCTTAATTGGACAACGGTGCCATTCTCTTGAGGAGCTTGACTTAACAGATAATGAAATTGATGATGAAGGTATTGACTTTACTCCACTATAATGTAAACAAGGGCTACTCTATGAGTGATATGCTAATGTAGTCATGTTCCTTCCTTTTACAGGTTTAAAATCCATCTCTAAATGTAGCAAACTCTCTAGCTTAAAACTAGGGCTTTGCCTAAACATAACTGATGAGGGACTTGCCCACATTGGCATGAGCTGCGTAGGGCTTAAAGAGCTGGATCTATACAGGTTCGTGACTTATAATCCATaactttttgtacttttttttttctctcgcATTGGGATAAATTAGTCCATGTCATCTTTGGCAATCAACTGAAAGTATTTACTTTTTTCAGGTGCACAGGAATAACAGATTCAGGGATTTTAGCAATTGCCGGTGGTTGCCTCGGCCTTGAGATGATCAACATAGCCTACTGTAAAGAAATTACTGATAATTCCTTATTGTTGTTCTCAAAATGCGCACAATTAAACACAATTGAATGTCGAGGATGTCCTCATATCACATCTTTAGGTCTAGCAGCAATTGCTGCAGGATGCAAGCAACTCACCAAGTTAGACATAAAGAAATGTTACAAAATTGATGATGCTGGGATGATTCCACTAGCTTACTTTTCTCAAAACCTCAAGCAGGTACTCTTCCTcccctttctctctttgttgGAACTTAATGGATCAAGAGAAACATTGAAATCAAGCAGTAATGGTTTATTCCTTTACTTGTAGATAAACTTGTCATATAGCTCGGTCACAGATGTGGGGCTCTTGTCCCTTGCCAGCATAAGCTGCCTCCAGACTTTGACTATCTTGCACTTGAAAGGTCTGACTCCTAGTGGACTAGCAGCTACCTTATTGGCATGCAGAGGACTAACAAAAGTGAAGCTCCATGCATCCTTTAAATCCTTGTTACCCCAAGCAATTTTCGAACATTTGGAAGCGCGTGGTTGTTTGTTCCAGTGGAGAGAGAAAGTGTTTGAGGTATGTCACTAGGTCCATGAAAAAACTAATTTCTTCGAtccatcatatatatatattaaaaaaaaaacccttaccTAGTGCATAAGTTTCCCACTTTTGTGGGCTCTAATATTTAGATAAGGTAAAATTTTAGGTACAGCTTGTTAGGTATTGCACCTTCGGTTCCCCAATTGAATTCAACCATATGGTTTTATTGATCAAATGCAACAAAGAAATGTTTGGAACTTGCTGCAACAGCTGTGTTTCCTCAACAGGCAATAGTATTTGATTGCATACATGCATGTCTTTGCACATATGTGTGCTTCAATAATATAACTTGGAGAGAAATCAGATTATAGTCAACAGCAACCATTCAATTTTTGATTGTTAGGTGTGGACTGCCTTGGAGGTTGACAATCATGTAGACAACCAAAATGAATGTTAGATGAACTAAAGCCAATATATAGCactattaaaataatcatttgcAGTTAGTTAAATTACTTGATTAAGATATTAAGGTTATTTTGGTGTGATTGACAGGCTGAATTAGATCCCAAGTGTTGGAAACAACAGTTGGAAGATATGATGCAATAGGATCTTCTGAAGCTCCTTTTTGTTCAGGGTGTCAAGCTCTCAAGCTGGTAACTGTAAATACTATGCAGAAGTTGACGTCTATAGCATATTGGAATTCGAAGGTCTTCTCCCGTATGCTTGTTTATTATTTGGAGATACATGTAGTCGACCTTAATTAACTTATTGAGTATTCAAAGCTAATCCCAAAAATTctgggactaaggcttggttattgttgttgtatttGGCGAAGTATTTAGCCTTTGGCAGCTCTTTCAAGTAAGGGCTGTCTTTTTTGGTGTGCATCATGGAAGTTTCATGAAAGTCATCAAAAAGTTTAGAGAATAGGTCTTTGCGAACTTGTTTTAACTACTCactttaattgatttcaattatCATGTGCTTGCGTATCTACCTTACTATAATAAATGGAGTTGGCTCTTTGTAATTGGGTATTATATGGCCCCTTTCttgaatgtttttcttttctcttggtATTAAAAATTGCAAAGTCACTTGTTCCTTTAAAAAAGTATAATGTTGCAGACTTTAAAAGCAAATTTGGAAGTAGTGTAccttgaaaattttctatttggACCGAGTCCAAGCCATCAGGTaaacaaaaatatgttaaagTTGTAGCCTATATGTGCATCCAATGTGGGAACACTTCAACGTTAAGATAAATATATAGCAATTCATGTGAAATGATTCAATAGTCATTGGAGTTTCTTTTTTGCCAAAAGCTTAATACTTTTGAGGCCGTCACTGTTAATTGTTACTGTCGTTATCTTGCTTTGCGAAGCCAATTTCTCCTTGGACAGGATTTTAGCTAATCTGCATAGATAAAAGCAACATTCACAATCAGAATCCTGTACATTTTCTTTATGCTCCCTCTTTTATAGACATAATAGCAATGCTAGCGTCTATCTACTCTCCACCACATCATTCAATGAAATTAAAGGAGGCACTCTCTATCATCTATTGGCAAAATTAGACAGACCCATCTACTCTCTACCCCGTCATTTAATGAAAGGAGGTACTCTATCATCAACATGGCAAGTTTGTACTTTGTACATCTAGAAACAAACGGAGTTCAACATCTCaacaattttcaaacaaaagtgAGCTTATGATCACTTTTACCAAGCAAACAAAGACAAAACGAGAAACAAATTAACTGGTTGGATGTGTGACTGAATTGGTTCTAATTTCTCAGGTGAAGTGAAAAAGGAAGGAGATTCtcgaataagaaaaaaagattcGGCAATTTCGAAAGAATTGAACTAGAAGTCATATAAGATGAAAATCTCATTTACTGAACAGATCAGTTCTTAATAACTCTGAACTAGGTTTGTAAGAGGTCTAATTAGAGACAGTAAAAGATGGTGGGCTAAAAGCTCCTCCATAATTCACATACATAAACATCTCTTCAAGTATTATAGTGGAAATTTAGGCCTTATGTAATGGTCCCCATTTGGCAATTGAACCAACAATCACAAATTACTCATAGAAGTAAATGATCACTGAGTTATTGCTTTCCTCATAATGGCTTCAAAccttgacaattttttttttttttttgagaatccttCAAACCTTGACTTTGATCCTTGCCCTTTTAAGTGCCATTGTTAATGACTGCATGGTCCTCTTGGGGCACCTAGAGGAATTTTAGATTGATCAAGCCCATTGTAAAAGAAACTTTTGTGCCAACTTCTTGTTGTTTAGTTTCTTCCTAATTCatgtctattaaaaaaataaaacatttaagaTACTACTTACACCCTTTAAGTTAGGATCACTTCTAAATAGATCTCGTACTTATTAAAACTTGTGATTTGCACTATTGAACATTATAAAAAGGACAGAAAGACAAATGTATAACTCTTCTATTAACATATTTTAGAATcgatatataaaaagaaaaacttttagAATCTTATCATTAATCCACTCAAGACCTTAGTAGAAGGAGCACATTAACATCTTTACAATACCTTGAAAGCTTAAGttgcaagttttgaaaattgatgAACCGATTTAAAAGTAACTCTAAACTTAGAGAGTGTAAAGTGTATttttctctcacacacacaaaagtaCGGAGCCCAATGGGC
The DNA window shown above is from Quercus lobata isolate SW786 chromosome 7, ValleyOak3.0 Primary Assembly, whole genome shotgun sequence and carries:
- the LOC115953292 gene encoding F-box/LRR-repeat protein 3, with product MKKAKQFQFQVQPLINNNNNNNNNNNGLSFSYFDLLSEEIVFTILDLLTQNPLDKKSFSLVCKNFYFLESKHRRILKPLRSEYLPKVLTRYPHVTHMDLTLCPRVTDATLTNIASACNSNLVSIDLSMSKFFTGVGLLNLAVKCENLVELDLSNATELKDSAAAMVAEARNLERLWMRRCKMVTDMGVGCIAVGCRKLKLLSLKWCVGVGDLGVGLIAVKCKDIRSLDLSYLPISDKCLPSILNLQYLEDLALVGCFSIDDNSLAVLKNGCKSLKKLDMSSCEKITHIGLSSVFSCTICLEQVTLANGCSVNLDLADSLNKLSKLQSIKLDGCPVTCAGLGAIGDWCVSLKELSLSKCSGVTDEGLTYLFTKQKDLRILDITCCRKITDVSISHITSSCTDLSSLKMESCTLVPREAFILIGQRCHSLEELDLTDNEIDDEGLKSISKCSKLSSLKLGLCLNITDEGLAHIGMSCVGLKELDLYRCTGITDSGILAIAGGCLGLEMINIAYCKEITDNSLLLFSKCAQLNTIECRGCPHITSLGLAAIAAGCKQLTKLDIKKCYKIDDAGMIPLAYFSQNLKQINLSYSSVTDVGLLSLASISCLQTLTILHLKGLTPSGLAATLLACRGLTKVKLHASFKSLLPQAIFEHLEARGCLFQWREKVFEAELDPKCWKQQLEDMMQ